The following proteins come from a genomic window of Prionailurus viverrinus isolate Anna chromosome D1, UM_Priviv_1.0, whole genome shotgun sequence:
- the ZFTA gene encoding zinc finger translocation-associated protein isoform X1, protein MEPGGDHRSRSGGGRGGPGPAAASARGRRLPPAGSSGGAEPEEDDGGQDLQLEGGALGSWGSAPLPSSRARGPASSGRKYSDHCEARASRPGKSRIPGRDHRRYYHDHWRLEYLMDFNPARHGMVCMVCGSSLATLKLSTIKRHIRQKHPYSLHWSPREKEVISNSWDAHLGLGACGESEGLGAQGAEEEEEEEEEEEEEGASLQACPPKGPGKAPAGEGGRCQRRGGPGAPRARRRRLSASRRAGGSRGLGARRLERRLKESLQNWFRAECLMDYDPRGNRLVCMACGRALPSLHLDDIRAHVLEVHPSSLGLSGPQRSALLQAWGGQPETLSELTRSPPDDDLVPQDLTRKSRDPAPTAGALSSQDLSPPDVKKEEAGGVPERPGPAEEEEEEKEEEEEGERVGVPGRSPRGRDHRRRYQERWRLEYLMELDGGRRGLVCMVCGGALASLKMSTIKRHIRQRHPGSTRLSGPVKALIAQEWSEQAAHLLALGLPCPESPRDPAAPGTAAASEEGGGEEEEEPEEEWWGDVPLSPGEPSERPAEEEDDDEDGQEPGGLAFPPLPPPPPPPPPPPPPRSREQRRNYQPRWRGEYLMDYDGSRRGLVCMVCGGALATLKVSTIKRHILQVHPFSMDFTPEERQTILEAYEEAALRCYGHEGFGPPAPAPRDGGADLKAGAICRA, encoded by the exons GGCAAGATCTTCAGCTGGAAGGGGGTGCCTTGGGGTCCTGGGGGAGtgcccccctgccctcctccagggCCAGGGGACCGGCATCTTCAGGCAGGAAATACTCAGACCACTGTGAggcccgggcctcgaggcccggaaAGAGCCGCATCCCCGGCCGCGACCACCGGCGCTACTACCACGACCACTGGCGGCTGGAGTACCTGATGGACTTCAACCCCGCCCGGCACGGCATGGTGTGCATGGTGTGCGGCAGCTCCCTGGCCACCCTCAAGCTCAGCACCATCAAGCGGCACATCCGCCAAAAGCACCCCTACTCCCTGCATTGGAGCCCCCGGGAGAAGGAAGTCATCAGCAACAGCTGGGATGCccacctggggctgggggcctgtgGAGAGTCTGAgggcctgggggcccagggggctgaggaggaggaggaagaggaagaggaagaggaggaggagggggccagCCTGCAAGCTTGCCCGCCCAAGGGCCCAG GCAAAGCCCCAGCTGGTGAGGGCGGCCGATGCCAGCGGCGAGGGGGCCCAGGGGCACCCCGGGCTCGGCGTCGCCGCCTGTCAGCCTCCCGGAGGGCCGGGGgcagcagggggctgggggcccggcGGCTGGAGCGGAGGCTGAAGGAGTCCCTGCAGAACTGGTTCCGGGCAGAGTGTCTCATGGACTATGACCCTCGGGGGAACCGGCTGGTGTGCATGGCCTGTGGCCGGGCACTGCCCAGCCTGCACCTGGACGACATCCGTGCCCACGTGCTGGAGGTGCACCCCAGCTCCCTGGGGCTCAGCGGCCCCCAGCGCAGCGCCCTGCTGCAAGCCTGGGGAGGCCAGCCTGAGACACTGTCTGAGCTCACTCGGTCCCCACCAG ACGACGACCTCGTCCCCCAGGACCTGACCAGAAAGAGCCGGGACCCCGCCCCCACTGCCGGAGCCCTATCCTCTCAGGATCTCAGTCCCCCAGACGTAAAAAAGGAAGAGGCTGGCGGGGTCCCTGAGAGGCCCGGGccggcagaggaggaggaggaggagaaggaggaggaggaggagggcgagaGGGTGGGGGTCCCGGGCCGGTCGCCGCGGGGCCGTGACCACCGCCGCCGCTACCAGGAGCGCTGGCGGCTGGAGTACCTCATGGAGTTGGACGGCGGCCGGCGCGGCCTGGTGTGCATGGTGTGCGGGGGCGCGCTGGCCTCGCTCAAGATGAGCACCATCAAGCGGCACATCCGCCAGCGCCACCCGGGCTCCACACGCCTCAGCGGGCCTGTTAAGGCCCTTATCGCCCAGGAGTGGAGCGAGCAGGCCGCTCACCTGCTGGCCCTGGGGCTGCCCTGCCCCGAGTCCCCCAGGGACCCTGCCGCCCCCGGCACAGCCGCAGCCTccgaggaggggggaggggaagaggaggaggagccggAGGAGGAGTGGTGGG GCGACGTCCCGCTCTCCCCAGGGGAGCCGTCGGAACGGCCCGCGGAGGAAGAGGACGACGACGAGGACGGCCAGGAGCCCGGGGGACTCGCCTTCCCGCCGCTGccccctccgccgccgccgccgccgcctccgcccccgccccgcagCCGAGAGCAGCGGCGGAACTACCAGCCGCGCTGGCGGGGCGAGTACCTGATGGACTACGACGGCAGCCGGCGCGGCCTGGTGTGCATGGTGTGCGGGGGCGCGCTGGCCACTCTCAAGGTCAGCACCATCAAGCGGCACATCCTGCAGGTGCACCCCTTCTCCATGGACTTCACGCCCGAGGAGCGCCAGACCATCCTGGAGGCCTACGAGGAGGCGGCGCTGCGCTGCTACGGCCACGAGGGCTTCGGGCCGCCGGCTCCGGCGCCGCGCGACGGCGGCGCGGACCTCAAAGCGGGCGCCATTTGTCGCGCGTAG
- the ZFTA gene encoding zinc finger translocation-associated protein isoform X2, protein MDFNPARHGMVCMVCGSSLATLKLSTIKRHIRQKHPYSLHWSPREKEVISNSWDAHLGLGACGESEGLGAQGAEEEEEEEEEEEEEGASLQACPPKGPGKAPAGEGGRCQRRGGPGAPRARRRRLSASRRAGGSRGLGARRLERRLKESLQNWFRAECLMDYDPRGNRLVCMACGRALPSLHLDDIRAHVLEVHPSSLGLSGPQRSALLQAWGGQPETLSELTRSPPDDDLVPQDLTRKSRDPAPTAGALSSQDLSPPDVKKEEAGGVPERPGPAEEEEEEKEEEEEGERVGVPGRSPRGRDHRRRYQERWRLEYLMELDGGRRGLVCMVCGGALASLKMSTIKRHIRQRHPGSTRLSGPVKALIAQEWSEQAAHLLALGLPCPESPRDPAAPGTAAASEEGGGEEEEEPEEEWWGDVPLSPGEPSERPAEEEDDDEDGQEPGGLAFPPLPPPPPPPPPPPPPRSREQRRNYQPRWRGEYLMDYDGSRRGLVCMVCGGALATLKVSTIKRHILQVHPFSMDFTPEERQTILEAYEEAALRCYGHEGFGPPAPAPRDGGADLKAGAICRA, encoded by the exons ATGGACTTCAACCCCGCCCGGCACGGCATGGTGTGCATGGTGTGCGGCAGCTCCCTGGCCACCCTCAAGCTCAGCACCATCAAGCGGCACATCCGCCAAAAGCACCCCTACTCCCTGCATTGGAGCCCCCGGGAGAAGGAAGTCATCAGCAACAGCTGGGATGCccacctggggctgggggcctgtgGAGAGTCTGAgggcctgggggcccagggggctgaggaggaggaggaagaggaagaggaagaggaggaggagggggccagCCTGCAAGCTTGCCCGCCCAAGGGCCCAG GCAAAGCCCCAGCTGGTGAGGGCGGCCGATGCCAGCGGCGAGGGGGCCCAGGGGCACCCCGGGCTCGGCGTCGCCGCCTGTCAGCCTCCCGGAGGGCCGGGGgcagcagggggctgggggcccggcGGCTGGAGCGGAGGCTGAAGGAGTCCCTGCAGAACTGGTTCCGGGCAGAGTGTCTCATGGACTATGACCCTCGGGGGAACCGGCTGGTGTGCATGGCCTGTGGCCGGGCACTGCCCAGCCTGCACCTGGACGACATCCGTGCCCACGTGCTGGAGGTGCACCCCAGCTCCCTGGGGCTCAGCGGCCCCCAGCGCAGCGCCCTGCTGCAAGCCTGGGGAGGCCAGCCTGAGACACTGTCTGAGCTCACTCGGTCCCCACCAG ACGACGACCTCGTCCCCCAGGACCTGACCAGAAAGAGCCGGGACCCCGCCCCCACTGCCGGAGCCCTATCCTCTCAGGATCTCAGTCCCCCAGACGTAAAAAAGGAAGAGGCTGGCGGGGTCCCTGAGAGGCCCGGGccggcagaggaggaggaggaggagaaggaggaggaggaggagggcgagaGGGTGGGGGTCCCGGGCCGGTCGCCGCGGGGCCGTGACCACCGCCGCCGCTACCAGGAGCGCTGGCGGCTGGAGTACCTCATGGAGTTGGACGGCGGCCGGCGCGGCCTGGTGTGCATGGTGTGCGGGGGCGCGCTGGCCTCGCTCAAGATGAGCACCATCAAGCGGCACATCCGCCAGCGCCACCCGGGCTCCACACGCCTCAGCGGGCCTGTTAAGGCCCTTATCGCCCAGGAGTGGAGCGAGCAGGCCGCTCACCTGCTGGCCCTGGGGCTGCCCTGCCCCGAGTCCCCCAGGGACCCTGCCGCCCCCGGCACAGCCGCAGCCTccgaggaggggggaggggaagaggaggaggagccggAGGAGGAGTGGTGGG GCGACGTCCCGCTCTCCCCAGGGGAGCCGTCGGAACGGCCCGCGGAGGAAGAGGACGACGACGAGGACGGCCAGGAGCCCGGGGGACTCGCCTTCCCGCCGCTGccccctccgccgccgccgccgccgcctccgcccccgccccgcagCCGAGAGCAGCGGCGGAACTACCAGCCGCGCTGGCGGGGCGAGTACCTGATGGACTACGACGGCAGCCGGCGCGGCCTGGTGTGCATGGTGTGCGGGGGCGCGCTGGCCACTCTCAAGGTCAGCACCATCAAGCGGCACATCCTGCAGGTGCACCCCTTCTCCATGGACTTCACGCCCGAGGAGCGCCAGACCATCCTGGAGGCCTACGAGGAGGCGGCGCTGCGCTGCTACGGCCACGAGGGCTTCGGGCCGCCGGCTCCGGCGCCGCGCGACGGCGGCGCGGACCTCAAAGCGGGCGCCATTTGTCGCGCGTAG
- the RTN3 gene encoding reticulon-3 isoform X2: MAEPSAATQSPSVSSSSSGAEPSAPGGGSPGACPALGAKSCGSSCAANFPDRPAFLSKEMSLLEQQINKDQESKNPNEVPSTDGKTELDADDKFTLLTAQKPLTQQSKAEGICKYSLSPSEVSGGGIIEKDSPESPFEVIIDKEAFDKEFKDVYKESTNDFGSWAMNTDKETSADILESNDKVFPLRSKEAGRYPTSALLTRQFSHTTAALEEVSRCVNDMHNFTNEILTWDLVPQAKEESCKSDYITKTTGLDMSEYKSEIPVVNLKTNTHQKIPIRSINGNTPITKSAGDWAQESLPQENANIDKPVPDCLNSTKEVSIKGVGGHAQKQDNTVAEFPGSPFDKGVSRGSGVATVKVVLPDGHLKDEMNWQSAVLGEVTEADSSGESDDTVIEDITTSVSFEGKKIQAEKPVSIPSAIVKRDEREIEEAFNCNRENKTCETFEGPVSDPEAAHVQPDIPERSPVGEAACSQVRDLKIMSEGVQQSGGMSEAAAEKHVATENPTHPSAGSAGVLHETEFSLNVTASAYLESLHEKNVEDVDDSSPEDLIAAFTETREKGIIGKGEGNAFDATSEKTRDFKTSLAVEVLHESESGGSEIKDRRSEHMEQSKETNGSEILGVFPARGTPVASLDLEQEELTIKALKELSERRTEKSASVQGDVESPPEETLEHTFTCAPESSWLQRAYGVLEHTEVNTGSDLGISKKPTIVTETTRVDIIPSLSKTEVVNKQVLARLLTDFSVHDLIFWRDVKKTGFVFGTTLIMLLSLAAFSVISVVSYLILALLSVTISFRVYKSVIQAVQKSEEGHPFKAYLDVDITLSSEAFHNYVNAAMVHINRALKLIIRLFLVEDLVDSLKLAVFMWLMTYVGAVFNGITLLILAELLIFSVPIVYEKYKTQIDHYVGIARDQTKSIVEKIQAKLPGIAKKKAE; encoded by the exons CGGCCAATTTCCCAGATCGTCCTGCTTTTCTCTCAAAGGAAATGAGTCTACTggaacagcaaataaataaagatcaagAGTCCAAGAACCCAAACGAGGTACCAAGTACAGACGGTAAAACTGAATTGGATGCTGATGACAAGTTcactttgctgacagctcagaaaccaCTGACCCAGCAGTCTAAGGCAGAAGGCATTTGTAAATATTCCTTGTCCCCATCTGAAGTTTCAGGAGGTGGTATTATTGAAAAGGATTCCCCTGAGTCAccatttgaagtaattattgacaaagaagcatttgacaaagaatTTAAAGATGTATATAAGGAGAGCACAAATGATTTTGGTAGCTGGGCAATGAACACTGATAAAGAAACATCTGCAGACATTTTAGAGTCTAATGACAAAGTATTTCCACTGAGAAGTAAAGAGGCAGGGCGTTACCCAACCTCTGCATTGCTCACTAGACAGTTTTCACACACAACCGCAGCACTGGAAGAAGTGTCTAGATGTGTGAATGATATGCATAACTTTACTAATGAAATACTGACTTGGGATTTGGTTCCCCAAGCAAAAGAAGAGAGCTGTAAGTCTGACTACATCACAAAAACCACAGGACTTGACATGAGTGAATATAAATCAGAAATCCCAGTTGTAAATCTTAAAACTAACACTCACCAGAAAATTCCTATACGTTCTATTAATGGGAACACTCCCATCACTAAATCAGCAGGTGATTGGGCACAGGAATCCCTCCCACAAGAAAATGCTAACATTGACAAACCTGTACCGGATTGTCTCAATTCCACAAAGGAAGTCAGTATCAAAGGTGTGGGAGGCCATGCGCAGAAACAAGATAACACAGTTGCAGAGTTCCCTGGATCTCCATTTGACAAAGGTGTCTCTCGGGGTTCTGGAGTGGCCACTGTGAAAGTGGTTTTACCTGATGGCCACCTGAAAGATGAAATGAACTGGCAGAGCGCTGTGTTAGGAGAAGTGACAGAAGCTGATAGTTCTGGTGAGTCTGATGACACAGTAATAGAGGACATCACAACCAGTGTTTCATTTGAAGGTAAAAAAATTCAGGCTGAAAAACCTGTTTCCATTCCAAGTGCTAttgtaaaaagagatgaaagagaaatcGAAGAGGCTTTCAATTGCAATAGGGAAAACAAAACATGTGAAACCTTTGAAGGGCCAGTCAGTGACCCTGAGGCAGCACACGTTCAGCCTGATATTCCCGAAAGGAGTCCAGTGGGTGAGGCAGCATGTTCACAAGTACGTGATCTGAAGATCATGTCAGAAGGTGTGCAGCAGTCAGGTGGTATGAGTGAAGCTGCTGCTGAAAAACATGTTGCAACTGAGAACCCAACACATCCTTCAGCTGGATCTGCAGGTGTTCTTCATGAGACAGAATTCTCACTAAATGTGACAGCCTCTGCCTATTTGGAGtcattacatgaaaaaaatgttgaagatgTAGATGATTCTTCCCCAGAGGACCTGATAGCGGCCTTTACAGAAACCAGAGAGAAAGGAATCATAGGTAAAGGTGAAGGGAATGCCTTTGACGCAACATCAGAGAAGACTAGGGACTTTAAAACAAGTCTTGCTGTGGAAGTCTTGCATGAAAGTGAGTCAGGTGGTTCTGAAATTAAAGACCGAAGAAGCGAACACATggaacaaagcaaagaaacaaatggaagtgAGATTCTGGGTGTTTTCCCTGCCCGAGGTACTCCAGTGGCATCTCTTGACTTAGAACAGGAAGAGCTCACAATCAAAGCCCTTAAAGAATTGAGTGAAAGGAGGACTGAGAAGTCAGCTTCTGTACAGGGTGATGTAGAATCTCCTCCTGAAGAAACACTCGAGCACACTTTCACATGTGCTCCAGAATCCTCTTGGCTTCAGAGAGCGTATGGTGTCCTAGAACACACAGAAGTTAACACTGGATCTGATCTTGGGATTTCCAAGAAGCCCACAATTGTCACAGAAACTACTAGGGTAGATATTATACCGAGCCTTAGTAAGACTGAAGTGGTAAACAAGCAAGTCCTAGCAAGACTTCTGACGGACTTCTCAG TGCACGATCTGATTTTCTGGCGAGATGTGAAGAAGACTGGGTTTGTCTTTGGCACCACACTGATCATGCTGCTCTCCCTGGCAGCTTTCAGTGTCATCAGTGTGGTTTCTTACCTCATCCTGGCTCTTCTCTCTGTCACCATCAGCTTCAGGGTCTACAAGTCTGTCATCCAAGCTGTACAGAAATCAGAAGAGGGCCATCCATTCAA AGCCTACCTGGATGTAGACATTACCCTGTCCTCAGAAGCTTTCCATAATTACGTGAACGCTGCCATGGTGCACATCAACAGGGCCCTGAAACTCATTATTCGTCTCTTTCTGGTGGAAGATTTGGTTGACTCCTTGAAG CTGGCTGTCTTCATGTGGCTGATGACCTATGTTGGTGCCGTTTTCAATGGAATCACCCTTCTGATTCTTG CTGAACTGCTCATTTTCAGTGTTCCAATTGTCTATGAGAAGTACAAG ACCCAGATTGATCACTATGTTGGCATCGCCCGCGATCAGACCAAGTCGATTGTTGAAAA GATACAAGCAAAACTCCCAGGAATCgcaaaaaaaaaggcagaataa